A genomic segment from Bacillus cereus G9842 encodes:
- a CDS encoding phage head closure protein has translation MRPFQYKKPLNTGDCRNRIIIEQPEVIKDELNQEVETGNWQEVKKAWAMIKTVKGSEYIEASASQSTRIYRFVMPYTTSITELMRINMKGRIFDIIEPPMNDDEMYQTLTIIAKEHV, from the coding sequence ATGCGTCCTTTTCAGTACAAGAAACCACTGAATACAGGCGATTGTAGAAATCGAATTATCATTGAACAACCTGAAGTAATAAAAGATGAATTAAATCAAGAAGTTGAAACAGGTAATTGGCAAGAAGTAAAAAAAGCATGGGCAATGATAAAAACGGTAAAAGGTTCGGAGTACATTGAAGCTTCAGCATCACAATCTACACGAATTTATCGGTTTGTGATGCCTTATACAACAAGTATTACAGAATTAATGCGAATCAATATGAAAGGTCGTATCTTTGACATTATCGAACCGCCAATGAATGATGATGAAATGTATCAAACATTGACTATTATCGCAAAGGAGCATGTTTAA
- a CDS encoding HK97 gp10 family phage protein — translation MNDFASELARELQRYANVVEEELLTAQEEVADVAVNKLKQSSPKKTGAYRKGWRKKKEDSGVVIHNTQGQLTHLLEKGHARVGGGRVPTQVHIRPVEEYVINELPRRIERSLE, via the coding sequence ATGAATGATTTTGCGAGCGAACTTGCTAGAGAATTGCAAAGATATGCAAATGTTGTGGAAGAAGAATTACTGACGGCGCAAGAAGAAGTTGCTGATGTTGCTGTGAATAAATTAAAACAAAGCAGTCCTAAAAAAACAGGTGCTTATCGTAAAGGGTGGCGTAAGAAAAAAGAAGATAGTGGTGTTGTTATTCATAATACTCAAGGACAATTAACACACCTTTTAGAAAAGGGACATGCGAGAGTTGGTGGTGGACGTGTTCCGACTCAAGTTCATATTCGTCCAGTTGAAGAGTATGTAATTAATGAGTTGCCAAGACGTATTGAAAGGTCGCTTGAATAA
- a CDS encoding major tail protein: MNENKVAFGLKNVHYALYEIKDGAITFSTPIRLPGAVELTFDPRGDLIEFYADDMLYYAASNNQGYDGTLSIATIPEQFAVDALGEELDTEDGVLNELADAKGKPFALLFEFDGDVRATRHVMFNCSASRPTIASKTKTNSAEPNTNELKFVSSPIDINGKRMVKTKTTTKSKQEIYDNWYKKVYTKVPALPKGA; the protein is encoded by the coding sequence ATGAATGAAAATAAAGTAGCTTTCGGTCTGAAAAATGTCCATTATGCACTCTATGAAATTAAAGATGGTGCAATTACATTTAGTACACCTATTCGATTACCAGGTGCGGTTGAATTAACTTTTGATCCACGAGGAGATTTAATTGAGTTCTACGCTGATGACATGCTTTACTATGCAGCAAGTAATAACCAAGGTTATGATGGGACGCTATCTATTGCGACTATTCCAGAGCAATTTGCAGTTGATGCATTAGGAGAGGAATTAGACACAGAAGACGGTGTATTAAATGAATTAGCTGACGCAAAAGGAAAACCATTTGCTTTATTGTTTGAATTTGATGGCGATGTAAGAGCGACTCGACATGTTATGTTTAACTGTTCAGCAAGTCGTCCAACAATTGCATCTAAAACGAAAACTAATTCAGCGGAGCCAAATACAAATGAGCTTAAATTTGTATCAAGCCCTATTGATATTAATGGAAAACGTATGGTTAAAACGAAAACTACTACTAAATCAAAACAAGAAATCTATGATAATTGGTACAAAAAAGTTTATACAAAAGTACCTGCATTACCAAAAGGGGCGTAA
- a CDS encoding distal tail protein Dit — MSSFKFNNERKNYIQIAKGWKRPTWAPLKRNFLSTPGYPGARLLNTQTEMRVLSIPVGIIVPDDADLEMVKEEIASWLITDQPVELIFDVEPNRTYLAVVDDSFDLDEFVTLGIGTLTFICPMPYKLGPIQSKTLAIENSDLKSNFINKGSVESNPIIDITVGAKSPFLDVWNGDEYFRLGYPVPVQTVVVSREERILWDEMTDLTKWTPYTQKIGYIQPAGSFKIWQGYAFYAEDYGSGTAWHGPVMTRAIPQDATDFILDCQFTIRSNRIGQMGSVAVFLLGDNDEVMTMLDLTDYYNTMQNINARVGVGWMESEVNKDNYRIIESTGGIREGSFNDFRGHLSMKREGNKWFAKASKYRTNTEIDNDTELDYWIDVSNTSKYTSMKPKKIAVAVTKYGNNDAMEVAFVEDVKFYKINHFDKDVTPYIFDIGDKIQIDTERSLVTINGTNAIALKDIFSSFPVIKRGKNEVIIRPANVGIAKLTYRERFR; from the coding sequence ATGAGCTCTTTCAAATTTAACAATGAACGTAAAAATTATATTCAAATTGCAAAAGGTTGGAAAAGACCAACTTGGGCACCATTGAAACGGAATTTCCTAAGTACCCCAGGATATCCAGGGGCGAGGTTATTAAATACACAAACAGAAATGCGTGTTTTATCAATTCCTGTAGGAATCATAGTTCCTGATGATGCAGATTTAGAAATGGTAAAAGAAGAAATTGCAAGTTGGTTAATAACGGATCAACCAGTAGAGCTTATTTTTGATGTAGAACCAAATAGAACATATTTAGCAGTTGTGGATGATAGTTTTGATCTAGATGAATTTGTAACACTTGGAATAGGAACTCTTACGTTCATTTGCCCAATGCCATATAAGTTAGGTCCTATACAAAGTAAAACCCTTGCTATTGAGAACAGTGATTTAAAGTCTAACTTTATTAACAAAGGATCTGTAGAGTCTAATCCAATTATTGATATAACTGTAGGAGCAAAGAGTCCTTTTCTTGATGTATGGAATGGCGACGAATACTTTAGGCTAGGTTATCCAGTTCCAGTACAGACGGTTGTGGTGTCTAGAGAGGAACGTATTTTATGGGATGAAATGACTGACTTAACTAAATGGACACCGTATACTCAAAAAATCGGTTATATTCAGCCCGCAGGTAGTTTTAAAATATGGCAAGGTTACGCATTCTATGCTGAAGATTATGGTAGTGGTACCGCTTGGCATGGACCTGTAATGACTAGAGCAATTCCTCAAGATGCTACTGATTTTATTTTAGATTGTCAATTCACAATACGTTCTAATAGAATTGGTCAGATGGGTTCTGTAGCTGTATTCCTTCTAGGAGACAATGACGAAGTTATGACAATGCTAGATTTAACAGATTACTACAATACCATGCAGAACATTAACGCTAGAGTTGGTGTAGGTTGGATGGAATCTGAAGTCAATAAAGATAACTATAGAATTATCGAATCTACAGGTGGTATTCGTGAAGGATCGTTCAATGACTTTAGAGGTCATTTGTCAATGAAACGCGAGGGCAACAAGTGGTTTGCTAAAGCATCTAAATACAGAACGAATACAGAGATTGATAACGATACTGAATTAGATTATTGGATAGACGTAAGTAATACATCAAAATATACAAGTATGAAGCCAAAGAAAATAGCTGTAGCAGTTACTAAATACGGAAATAATGATGCGATGGAAGTCGCGTTTGTTGAAGACGTTAAGTTTTACAAGATTAATCATTTCGATAAAGATGTAACACCTTATATTTTTGATATAGGAGATAAAATTCAAATAGATACAGAAAGATCATTAGTAACAATCAATGGAACAAATGCAATTGCACTAAAAGATATATTTAGTTCATTCCCTGTTATAAAAAGGGGGAAAAATGAAGTTATAATACGTCCAGCAAATGTAGGAATAGCGAAATTGACGTATAGGGAGCGATTTAGATGA